Part of the Spartobacteria bacterium genome, CGATGACACCCGGCCCATTGATGAAGACTGGACCGAATACACGCTGGTCAGAACCTTCAGCGATCCGCAGGGCAACAAGGTGCGCTATAAAGCCGAGCTGACCGGAACCGTATTGACCTATCCGAGGATTCACACCCTCGGTGCAACCTTAAGCTGAAAACTGATGGAGGCCACAAAATGATCGTAAAACGCCGTGGCGGGATGACCGAATTCATCCCGTCTCCACAGGAAAAACGGGAAGGACTGGTCCGGGATCACTCCTTCAATCTGATCGAAAACCTGCACCACAGGTTAAGCCGGTTGGAGGAGGAACTCGGATTGCCGCTCGATGAGGCCGAAGCCTGTACCTCCTTTCTGGATAAAATGAAGCAGGATGAATCCCTGAATAAGGAGATTCACACCAGCCTGATTAAAAAAAATTCCAAGGAATAGAAAATGACAAAAACTCCTGAGCAGATTGTTCAGGAGTTTTTCAAAAAATGAGATTTCGTTTTAATGGGTATATTCAATTATTTTTATGTCCTGGCCGACCTTTTTTATTATGGCATCGCGCATGTTTGCATAATGGGGACAGGGATAACCAATGGGATTGCCTTTTGAAATACATGAGGCGAAAACGATTGCTTCGGCTCCTCTGTCTACCATGAGTTTGGCTCGTGCAATGGCTCTTTTTCCCGGACAGCCGCCACAACTGACAAAACCCATTACTTCAGAGGGACCTATTTCCTCAAACGCCAGCTTCCCTTCGGCCGCCACTTTAAAATCTGTGTTTCCGGGACACATATCCTCTGTTTGCTGACATCTGATAATACCTACTTTCATTCTTGTTTTCCTCCTTGATTGTTTCGTTTTATAAAAGAAAGCACCACAAAACTCTCTTCTCTGAGAGTTTGCCTGCTGATATCATCTGAAAAAAAAGCGTCATCCGGCTTTGGCAGAATACAACCGTGTTCGGCCTGAAAGGTGAACCCGTTGCTCTCGGCCAGAAACCTGATTTCTGATGCTGTGTAAAAGCGGGCGGAAGAATAGAATGTATGCCCTTGTTTCCCTCTTCGGGAATGATAGATTCCCCATGGACTGTCCGCCGGAATGACACCGATAATCAACCGTCCATCCCTTTTAAGCACCCGATGACATTCTCGAAGTGTTATGCCAGGGTCATCAAGGAAGCAGATCGTGCATACCATGATTGCGCCGTCAAACAAGGCATCTTCAAAAGGCAGATTCTCTCCGAATGCCAAAGAGGCATTAATACCTCGTTTCGCCGCCATTGCAACCATGGCCGGGGATGGATCGATACCCGTTTCTATTCCAAGAGCATCCGCAAAGCGACCGGAACCGACTCCTATCTCAAGCCAACTTCCCATCGGTGGTTCAAGTGCCTGCTTGAGGCAGCCCAGCTCCAGCGAAAAAATCGCAGAGCCGCCTTCAGAATCAAACCATTGATCATATTCGGCGCTGTAATTTTCGAATGGACTCTTACTGTTTTTATTTGCTGGATTCATTTAATTTCCGTTACTGCAGCAAAGCGGCGGACCGCCATATTCACTTTCGTATTTCTCGGCCAGTACGCTCACCAGTGCTTGTATGAATTCGGGGTTTTCGAGATAGTAGCATCTCTTTTTTCCGTCCTCGGTAAAACTGACTATGCCTTCCCGTCTCAGTATC contains:
- a CDS encoding class I SAM-dependent methyltransferase, which gives rise to MNPANKNSKSPFENYSAEYDQWFDSEGGSAIFSLELGCLKQALEPPMGSWLEIGVGSGRFADALGIETGIDPSPAMVAMAAKRGINASLAFGENLPFEDALFDGAIMVCTICFLDDPGITLRECHRVLKRDGRLIIGVIPADSPWGIYHSRRGKQGHTFYSSARFYTASEIRFLAESNGFTFQAEHGCILPKPDDAFFSDDISRQTLREESFVVLSFIKRNNQGGKQE
- a CDS encoding VrlD, with protein sequence MIVKRRGGMTEFIPSPQEKREGLVRDHSFNLIENLHHRLSRLEEELGLPLDEAEACTSFLDKMKQDESLNKEIHTSLIKKNSKE
- a CDS encoding CGGC domain-containing protein, which translates into the protein MKVGIIRCQQTEDMCPGNTDFKVAAEGKLAFEEIGPSEVMGFVSCGGCPGKRAIARAKLMVDRGAEAIVFASCISKGNPIGYPCPHYANMRDAIIKKVGQDIKIIEYTH